Sequence from the Maribacter algicola genome:
GAAATTTCTCTCTTAATTTGGAATATTCGTTCTGGAACGATTGTATGGCGGAATCGATGGAGTTGGCATTCACTTCGTCGTCATACTTTAGGATGAATATAACCTCTTCCCTCAAAGCATTATTGATTACCTCGTCCAACTTCTTGTTTCCCATAGCCTTAGGTACGGAAATTGTAACCGTCGCACAATTGCTACAGCGCTCGTTGTCAAAACTGGAAGTCTCAAAGATCAGATTCTTATCTTCTTTGCATCCAATAAAAATCAGTGTTACTAGAAGAATTGAAAGTGTATATTTCATGGTTATTTGTCAAGGTTGGACAAATGTAAGGCTTCGTTGTAATCCCCAAAAGATAACGATACATTTGTATGAATAATTATAGGTATGGCTGCCAATAAATTGAGATTCAATAGTAAGGTTATTCACGGAGGCCAAGAACCAGATAAGGCCTATGGGGCTGTGATGCCGCCTATTTATCAAACAACGACGTTTGCCCAAAGTTCGCCAGGCAAAAACAAAGGATATGAGTATTCCAGAAGTGCCAACCCCACCAGGACGGCACTGGAGAACGCCTTGGCAAGTATTGAAAATGGAAATTTTGGACTGACCTTTGCCAGTGGATTGGCCGCAATAGACGCGGTCTTAAAATTATTAAATCCGGGGGATGAGGTTATTTCAACAAGTGATCTTTATGGAGGTAGCTACCGATTGTTCAAAAAGGTTTTTGAAAACTATGGAATCGTTTTTCATTTTGTAGGAACGGAGCATGTTTCCAATATCAAAGACCGAATCAATGAAAAGACAAAATTGATCTGGTTGGAAACACCAACCAACCCTATGATGAACATTGTGGACATTGAGGCTGTTTCCCAATTGGTAGAACGAAACGAGCTTCTTTTGGCCGTGGACAACACCTTTGCCACGCCTTATTTACAAAAGCCTTTGGACCTTGGCGCCCATATTGTTATGCATTCCGCCACCAAGTATCTGGGAGGGCATAGTGATGTCATTTTAGGGGCCTTGGTGGTAAAGGACGAATCATTGGCCAAAAGATTATATTTTATCCAAAATGCCAGCGGTGCCGTATCCGGTCCCATGGATAGTTTTCTCGTGCTACGGGGAATCAAGACTTTACACGTGCGTATGCAAAGGCATTGTGAGAACGGGAAAGCCATTGCAAATTTCCTGCGAAAGCACCCCAAGGTAGAAAAAGTCTATTGGCCCGGGTTTGAAGATCATCCCAATCATAAAATTGCAAGGAAGCAGATGACCCAATTTGGAGGTATGATTTCCTTTGTGCCCAAGGGAAGCAATTATAACGATGCCATTAAAATTGTAGAGCGCTTAAAACTGTTTACGTTGGCGGAATCATTGGGCGGTGTTGAAAGTCTTGCCGGACATCCTGCAAGTATGACCCATGCCAGTATACCTAAAGAAGAGCGGGAAAAGATCGGTATTGTAGATGCATTGATACGTTTGAGTGTGGGAATTGAGGATGTTGAAGACCTTATTGAGGATTTATCGCAAGCCATGGAATAATGGCTCATTTAATGTATTGTTTAACGGGAAACCCTATTTATTTTTCAGGGATATCAAATGTTTGTCATTAAAACCATAATTTTTAATGTATTATGAAATATTTAGGTATATAATTATAATAATAACATAATTTTGCCGATATATTTTGAATTCAATAATTTAAATCGACGTTAATGAGCTCAATGAAAGCAAAAATAGATGCATTTATGGATGAGGTGAAGTCCCGAAATGGACATGAACCAGAATTCATTCAAGCCGTTCAAGAAGTGGCAGATACGGTAATACCTTATATTGCCGATAATGATATATATAACGGCAAGAATATCCTCTTAAGAATGGTGGAACCGGAAAGATTGATTTCCTTCAGGGTCGCTTGGGTCGATGATGCGGGCGAAATCCATGTAAACCGTGGATATCGCATACAGATGAATTCTGCCATTGGACCCTACAAAGGTGGTTTGCGCTTTCATCCAACGGTAAATGCAAGTATCCTTAAATTTTTGGCTTTTGAGCAAGTATTCAAAAATAGTTTGACTACCCTTCCCATGGGAGGTGGTAAAGGAGGATCGGATTTTGACCCCAAAGGTAAATCTGACGATGAGGTAATGCGTTTCTGCCATGCCTTTATGTTGGAACTTAATAGGCACATAGGTCCCAATACTGATGTGCCCGCGGGGGATATAGGTGTTGGCGCTCGTGAAATTGGGTACTTGTTCGGGATGTACAAAAAAATCCGAAATGAGTTTACCGGGGTTTTGACCGGTAAGGGTCTTTCCTGGGGCGGTTCCAAAATCCGTCCAGAGGCTACCGGATATGGTACCGTTTACTTTGCCGAAAACATGTTGAAAACCAAGAATGAGAACCTTGACGGTAAAACCGTTGTAATTTCTGGATCAGGCAACGTAGCACAGTATGCCGCTGAAAAGGTAATCCAACTAGGTGGTAAGGTCGTCACACTTTCAGATTCCAGTGGCTATATCTATGATGCCGATGGTATCGATACAGAAAAGCTGAAATTCGTTATGGACCTAAAAAACAATAAGCGCGCACGTATTTCTGAATATGTTAAGGAATATCCCAACGCGGAATATAGAGATGGTAAAACTCCTTGGGACGTGAAGTGCGATATAGCCTTGCCATGTGCCACCCAGAACGAGTTGAATGAAAAGGATGCCAAGAAACTATTGGACAACGGATGTATCTGTGTTGCCGAAGGGGCCAATATGCCTTGTACCGCAGACGCCGTACATGCCTTTCACAACGCAAAAATCCTTTTTGCACCTGGAAAGGCTTCCAATGCAGGTGGTGTTGCAACCTCAGGACTTGAGATGTCACAAAACTCCTTGCGTATAAGTTGGACCCGAGAGGAGGTCGATGAACGCTTAAAAGGTATCATGTCAGATATCCACGATTCTTGTATCGAGTACGGTATGGAGGAAAATGGCTATTGTAATTACGTAAAAGGTGCCAACATCGCCGGTTTCGTAAAAGTGGCGGATGCCATGTTGGCCCAAGGGGTCATTTAAAGGAATATACTTTATTGTAAGGCCCATCCTTTTTAAGGATGGGCTTTTTGTTAGGTATAAGATCAGATTGGACAGTAGCATCATATTTTATCCTATTTTTATGCCCTAAAACAAGGGCTTGCTATTCAATTCTTTTGAGTTTTTGGTTTTTCTGATTGTTGTCTTTGGGCTCTATTGGCTCGTTTTCAACACCAAAACCAAGTATCAGAATGTATTACTGTTACTAGCGTCCTATAGCTTCTATGGATGGTGGGACTATAGGTTTCTGTCCCTTATTTTCATATCCACACTGGTGGACTATGTAGTAGGCCTTCAAATTCACGGAACCGTTAAAGCATCCCAAAGAAAAGTATTATTGGGAATAAGTATGGCCTTTAATATTGGTCTGTTGGCATTTTTTAAATACTTCAATTTTTTTGTGGATTCATGGATCCAAGTATTGGACAATCTAGGATATCACACAAAGAATACATGGTCGTTGAACATCATACTTCCCGTAGGAATTTCCTTTTATACCTTTCAGACAATGTCCTATACCATTGATGTATATCGAAAGAAACTGGTACCAACCAAAGACTTTATTTCCTTTGCGGCCTTCGTTTCCTTCTTTCCACAGTTGGTAGCGGGGCCTATAGAACGTGCCTCTAATCTGCTGCCACAAATATTGGGAAAGAGGAACTTTTCCTATGAAAAGGGGATGCAGGGATTACGGCTAATTTTATGGGGCTTGGTGAAAAAGGTTGTAATTGCTGATGTTTTGGCCCTTAAGGTGGATGATATCTTTGGAAACTACCATGACTTTGGAGGTGGAGTACTCTGGTTGGGAGCCATCTATTTTGCCATTCAGATCTATTGTGATTTCAGTGGATATTCTGATATCGCCATTGGGGTGTCCAAATTGTTCGGTATCGAATTAATGTCAAATTTCAAGTTTCCCTACTTTTCAAGAAATGTGGGTGAATTTTGGCGGAGATGGCATATTTCCTTGTCCACATGGTTTAGGGATTATCTTTATATCCCCCTTGGAGGTTCACGCAATGGCAAATGGAAATCGCTGCGTAACGTATTTATAATATTTTTGGTAAGTGGACTGTGGCACGGGGCCAATTGGACCTTTGTAGTATGGGGGGGGCTCCACGCACTGTTGTTCGTTCCCAGTTATATCATGGGGCGAAATAGAAAATATACCGATGCCATTGTTGCGGAAAACTCTTGGTTTCCCACTCTAAGGGAATTCGCTGAAATACTGTTGACCTTTTTATTGGTTGTTTTGGCATGGGTGTTTTTTCGAAGCGAATCATTGGCATCCGCTTTGGAATACCTGACTTTTATGTTCACCAAACTGGATTTTCCACTGATTTATAAAAATGGTCTGTACAGTGTAGGGTCCCTGCTCTTTTTGGATTGGATTTTTAGAAAGGATGAACGTCTCAATTTTACTTTTTTAAAGAATATCAACAAAAAAGTGTTGGGTTTTGTGGAAGTAGCGGTCCTGGTCATAGTGGTATACCTTATTAGTTTGAATACCAGTTCAAGTCAATTCATTTATTTTCAATTTTAGATGAAAGCATTTCTCAAAAAGACAGCAATTTTTGGTTTGACGGTGCTGGCATACTTTTCTGCTACGAGTATTTATAATTACACGATCGACCCTTATGGAATTTTTGGAAACAGGAGGGAATTCAAGGGTCTACGGCCAAATGAACACAGTTTAAAAACCAATTATGTACTGCAAAACCCAAATATGTTCAACAGTTTTCTGTTTTCCAATTCCAAAGGAGGCGTACTGCATGTGAACCAATTGAATACAGCGGAATCCAGATGGTACAATATGACCTATTCATTAGGTACTCCAGAAGAATTCTATAAGAGCCTGTTGCTTTTTCTTGAGAACGATGTTCAAGTGGATAACATTATTTTAGCTATGGATGAAGGGGTTATCTACGAGCGAACGAGTGCCCATGAGAACGACGCCTCTCGAAAGTTCGTAAACCTACAGGAGAATAAAATCCAATGGGAGTTTCTATTCTTGCCCATTTCCATCAAGAAAATTTTGGGGGCCGATCTGAGTAAAAAGTATATTGAGCACGATATATATACCGATGGCAATTATTACGCAAATAATGCTTATGAAACGGACTGCAGGCTTCATGAGAATTTGGAGATACTAGATATTCCAGATGCGGTACCCATTCATCCACTGGATTTTTCTTCACAAATTGAAATTCTTAAGAAAATCAAACTATTGTGCGAACAAAGGGGTATCAAGCTAACCTTTCTGGTACACCCCAATTCTTATGAAAATTATATTAGTTCCACGGAAAGGAGGATACAATTTGGCTATCTCTTGGATGTACTTGAAAATAATGGTTTTGAACTCTTTAGGCCATACGGTTCAAAAGTATTGGGTGTAAGCCCCTGTTACTGGTTGGATAAGCACCACTACACTAAAAATATTGGGGATATAATATTAAATGAATACTCCCAGTATTGGATGAACAGAGCAATAAGGCAGTAAAGGATATCTTTGTAAAAACCTTTTTTAATGCAGGTAACCACCAAGGCCATTGTATTGACTTCCATTAAATATGGGGACACAAGTTTGATCGTGCGTATTTATACGGAATCCGATGGGCTAAAATCCTATTTGTTAAGGGGCATTTTGGCTTCAAAAAAGGGAAAGGTAAGAAAAGCGTTGTTCCATCCACTTTCCCAACTTGAAATAGTCGCCAACCATAGAAATAAAGGCTCCTTGGAAAGTATAAAGGAAGCAAAGATCTACTACCATTATCAGAACGTCCATAGCAATATGGTAAAAAATGCCATGGCCCTGTTTCTGGCGGAAATGCTCGCCAATAGTATCCACGAGGAAGAAAGTAACAAGGAATTGTTCCGGTTTCTGGAGGCATCCTTGCAGTGGATGGATATCCATACGGAAATATCCAATTTCCATCTCTACTTTTTGCTACTATTGACCAAGTATCTAGGGTTTTACCCAGATTTGGATAAGGTGGATGCCCCGTATTTTGACCTGTTGGAAGGTGAGTTTGTCTCCACCACGTCTTTAAATCCCATGCTCTACGGTGAAAATATTTCGTATTTCAAATCCTTTTTAGGCATAAATTTTGATGGAATAAGTACTGTAAAAATGAGAAAAAAAAACAGGCAGGAACTCCTTCAATCCTTGGTTTTGTATTATGAATTGCATTTGCAAGGTTTTAGAAAACCGAAATCATTGGCGGTTCTAAATGAGGTGTTTAGTTAGTATGAGCAGAATTTTACCCCTACTTTTTCTTTTATATGGTTGTATAGGGTGGTCCCAACAAGTGACCGTCTTGGATGATGATACCCATGAGCCCATCCCAAATGTGGCCGTATTTAACCCGGATAAGACCAAAATAAGTGTGACCGATTTCGACGGAAATTTTGATTTCACCCCTTTTTTAAATGAGGAGCGATTGATTCTAAGGCATTTGAGTTACGAAACAAAAAAGCTAACGCGTCTTCAGTTAGTCAAAAATGGGTACAAGGTATTTTTACTAATGAAACCTGAGCGATTGGACGAGGTGGTCATGTCCGTCTCCAAGTGGGAGCAACAAAAGAAGGAGGTACCCAACAAAATCGTTTCCATAGATGCCCAGACTATTGCGATGAATACGCCACAGACTTCAGCGGATCTTTTGCAGAGCAGTGGAAAGGTCTTTGTCCAAAAAAGTCAATTGGGAGGAGGAAGTCCTATGATAAGGGGGTTTGCCACCAACAGGCTGGTACTATCCGTGGATGGGGTTCGTATGAACAATGCAATATTCAGAGGCGGAAACTTGCAGAATGTCATATCCATTGACCCCTTCAACATCAGGAATACCGAAATCATTTTTGGTCCTGGATCGGTTATTTATGGAAGTGATGCCATTGGCGGTGTCATGAACTTTTACACGAAACAGCCTACGTTGAGCCAAAAGGAAACTGCTGAAATCTCGGGGAACGCCATTTATAGATTCTCCTCGGCAAATACAGAAAATACGGTTAACGCCAATGTAAACATCGGCAAGGAGAAATGGGCGTCCTTGACCAGTTTTTCTTATAATAGCTTTCAGGATTTAACAATGGGGAAACATGGTCCGGATTCCTATTTGAGGAACTCTTTCGTGAAAACCTTAAATGGGGAAGATATCCTCGTGCCAAACGAAAACCCAAGAAATCAGGTCCCTACGGGTTATGATCAAAGGAACTTCATGCAGAAATTCCTTTACAGACCCCATGTAAACTGGGATTTGAACTTGGGAATCCATTACTCGGAAACATCGGATTATTCCCGTTTTGACAGGCTTATTAGGCCTTCACGCGATGGTCAAGGATTAAGGTCGGCAGAATGGTATTATGGCCCACAAAAATGGTTTATGGGCAATGTGCAGTTAAAAAAGAAAGGCAACGGAAAATTGTACGATGGACTCAAACTCACCGCAGCCTACCAATTTTTTGAAGAAAGTAGGAATGACAGGGATTTTCAGGGCACCGTATTAAATACCACGCGCGAAAAGGTGGATGCGTTAAACCTGAACTTAGATTTTGAAAACAAGAAAATTGGGAATTTTAAACTGTATTACGGGGGGGAGTTTATTTTTAACAAGGTTGGTTCAACAGGTATGGACACCAACATAATCACCGGGGAAATGGCATCTGCAGCGTCCAGATATCCAGACGGTGCCACTTGGAAAAGTTTGGCAGGCTATCTAAATGGGGAATACAAGGCTAAGCCTAACTTCATTTTAATGTCCGGTTTACGGTATAGCCATGTTTGGATAGATGCGTTGTTCAATCGTACTTTTTATGCGTTTCCTTTTGAGAATGCGGATGTTAGTACAGGAGCACTAACTGGAAGTGTGGGTTTCAGTTGGTTTCCAAAACAAAACCTTCAAATTACGTTTAACGGATCAACTGGTTTTAGGGCCCCCAATGTAGACGATATAGGGAAAATATTCGATTCTGAACCGGGCTCCGTGGTAGTTCCCAACCCAGACCTGGAATCTGAATACGCGTACAATGTAGAGTTGGGAGTTCATAAGAATTTTAAGGATAAACTTGTATTGAAAGGGACTACCTTCTATACGTATTTGGTAGATGCCTTGGTTCGAAGGGACTTTACCTTTAATGGCTTAACGCAAATTGAGTACGGAGGCGAGTTGAGCAATGTTCAGGCCATACAGAATGCCGCAAAGGCCTATGTTTATGGTTTTGAGTTTGGATTGGATGCATATTTGTCAGATCAATGGTCCCTTTCGTCCAATCTTACCATTACCGAAGGGATTGAGGAGGAAGAGGACGGTACGGACTCACCGGCAAGACATGCGCCACCTACTTTTGGTGATTTTCATGTAAAATGGAAGAAGGAGAAAATATCCACTGATTTTTTCCTGAATTATAATGGTGAGGTAGCCAATGATCAATTGGCAATATCTGAACAATCCAAGGATTACATCTACGAGAGGGATGAAAATGGAGATCCTTTTTCACCATCCTGGTATACCTTGAACTTTCGTTCCCAATACGCCATTGCGAACAACCTCAAAGCAACGCTAAGTTTGGAAAACATAACCAATCAGAGGTATAGGACCTATTCTTCCGGAATTGTTGCTCCGGGAAGTAATTTAATATTGGGGATAGGGTACCATTTTTAGTATAAAAAGGCCCGCAACCGGGCCTTTTTTGTTTAGAAATTGTACGCTTCCTATTTTAAGAAAGTACAGGTTTTTTACTGTGAAATTTTATCCGCCGCTTCCTTGGTGGCGTCCTTTACATCCTCACCAATTTTTTTTGCTTTGTCCATAGCTTCTTCGCCGGCCTCTTTTGCGGAATCCAAAGCATCCTCGCCTGCTTCCTTGGCAGAGTCAATGGCTTTCTCTCCTGCCTCCTTCATGCTTTCTCCAGCTTCCTTGGCCTTGTCCATGGCGTCTTCGCCAACCTCTTTTAGGTCATTTCCGGTTTGTTCCAAAGATTCTTCAGCTTGGGTGGCTGCGTCTTTCGCCTTTTCTGCCGTTTCCCTACAGGAAATAAAAGAAGCGCCCAAAGCCAAAACCAATACGGTGCTTACTACTAATTTTTTCATGTTGTTAATTTTTAGTGTTTGTACCCGTATATACGAGGGAATACCCTTTTTGGATCAAGGGTCTTGTATTCTCTTTTGGGGAATTTTCCATTTGAGCCATTTCATGGCGGGGTAGGGCTACAGTTCCAACTAAATTAATTAATTTTGCGGGCTTAAAACCCAGAACCATAAGCATTTCGTATGAAGTTCGCAGAATATAAGGGATTAGACTTGCCTAAAGTTGCAGAAGAAGTTCTAAATTACTGGAAGACCGCCAAGATTTTTGAAAAGAGTATTTCATCCAGGGAGGGTAAACAAAGCTATGTCTTTTATGAAGGGCCACCATCAGCGAATGGAATGCCGGGTATCCACCACGTAATGGCGCGGACTATCAAGGATATTTTCCCTCGCTACAAAACAATGAAGGGCTTTCAGGTAAAAAGAAAGGCCGGTTGGGATACACACGGACTTCCTATCGAATTGGGCGTGGAGAAGGAACTTGGGATTACGAAAGAAGATATTGGTGTAAAAATTTCCGTAGAGGAATATAATGCAGCCTGTAAGAAGGCGGTAATGCGCTATACGGATGTTTGGAACGCCATGACCGAGCAAGTTGGGTATTGGGTGGATATGGACGACCCTTACATTACCTATAAATCCAAATACATGGAATCTGTTTGGTGGTTGTTGAAACAGATTTATGAGAAAGGACTCATATATAAAGGGTACACCATACAGCCGTATTCTCCAAAAGCGGGTACCGGATTAAGTTCTCATGAACTGAACCAGCCAGGTACCTATCAAGATGTTACGGATACTACCGTAACGGCCCAATTTAAGGCTTTGGAGGAAACCTTGCCAGACTTCCTTAAAAATGAGGGAACCATTTATTTTTTGGCATGGACAACAACACCGTGGACACTTCCCTCCAATACGGCTTTAACCGTTGGCCCCAAGATTGATTATGTAATGGTAGAGACCTATAACCAGTATACATTTGAACCTATGAATGTCATACTTGCCAAAAACTTGGTAGGTAAGCAATTTGCAGGAAAATATTTTGAGGTTTCGGAAAAATCAGATTTAATCGGCTATACGAAGGAGGACAAAAAGATTCCATTCTATCAGGTAAAGGAATTTAAGGGAATAGACCTTGTAGGCATTCGATACGAACAGCTTTTGGATTATGTACTTCCCTATGAAAATGCAGAGAATGCATTTCGGGTAATTTCCGGTGATTTTGTAACTACGGAAGACGGTACGGGTATTGTACATACGGCCCCAACTTTTGGCGCTGATGATGCCTTTGTGGCAAAGCAGGCCGTTCCGGAAATACCTCCCATGTTGGTATTGGACGAAAATGCGAACCTTGTCCCGCTTGTAGATTTGCAGGGGAGGTTTAGACCGGAGTTAAAGGAACTCGGTGGAAAATATGTAAAGAACGAATATTATGAGGAGGGGGAAGCTCCAGAGCGTTCCGTTGATGTGGAGATTGCCATTAAACTCAAAGAGGAAAACAAGGCCTTTAAGGTTGAAAAATATGTGCACAGTTATCCCAACTGTTGGCGTACCGATAAGCCTATTTTGTATTACCCTTTGGACTCCTGGTTTATAAAGGTTACAGATATTAAGGACAGGATGTTCGAGTTGAACCAGTCCATCAATTGGAAACCCAAGGCAACTGGTGAGGGACGGTTTGGAAATTGGTTGGCGAACGCAAACGATTGGAACTTATCCAGGTCGCGGTATTGGGGCATTCCTTTGCCCATCTGGAGAACCAGTGATGGTAAGGAGGAACTGATAATCGGCTCTGTTTCTGAGTTGAAGTTGGAAATGCAAAAGGCCATGGAAGCCGGCATACTTGAAAAGGATATTTTTGAGGACTTTGTGGTAGGCGATATGTCCGAAGCAAACTATGAAAGGATAGACCTGCACAAAAATATTGTAGATCAGATCACCTTGGTTTCGCCATTGGGGAAACCCATGAAGCGTGAAAGCGACTTGATCGATGTTTGGTTCGATAGTGGTTCCATGCCCTATGCGCAATGGCACTATCCATTTGAAAACAAGGAACTCATCGACACGGGCAAGACCTTTCCAGCCGATTTTATTGCGGAAGGTGTTGATCAGACGAGGGGATGGTTTTACACCCTACATGCCATAGGCACCATGGTGTTCGATTCCGTGGCCTATAAAAACGTGGTTTCTAACGGACTTGTGCTTGACAAGGAAGGGAAAAAAATGTCCAAAAGATTGGGCAACGCCGTAGACCCCTTCGATACGATGAAGGAGCATGGTGCGGACGCGACTCGCTGGTACATGATCAGCAATGCGAACCCATGGGACAACCTAAAATTTGACCCCGAGGGCATTGTTGAAGTGAAGCGAAAATTCTTCGGGACACTTTACAATACGTATTCATTTTTTGCCCTGTACGCAAATATCGATGCCTTTAGCTTTTCCGAGGAAAATATACCCGTGGAGGAAAGACCGGAAATAGATAGATGGATATTGTCCGAACTCAATTCATTAATCGCTTTTGTAGATGATGCCTATGCAGATTATGAACCTACCAAGGCTACGAGGGCAATTTCAGATTTCGTACAGGAAAACCTAAGCAATTGGTACGTTCGCCTGTGCAGAAGAAGGTTCTGGAAAGGGGATTACCAAAAGGACAAGATCGCTGCCTATCAAACACTCTATACCTGTTTGGTAACGGTAGCCAAACTTTCCGCGCCCGTGGCACCTTTCTTTATGGACAGGCTCTACAAAGACCTGATCGCTACGACCAATTTGGAACCCTTTGAAAGTGTCCATTTGGCAGATTTCCCAACGTCGAATAAAAATATGATCGATTCTGCCTTGGAACAAAAGATGCAAAAGGCCCAAACGATATCGTCCTTGGTTTTATCGATTCGGCAAAAGGAAAAGATAAAGGTGAGGCAACCGCTCCAAAAAATCATGATTCCTATTTTGGACGAGCAGGACAGAATGGATATTTTGGCGGTATCGGACTTAATAAAGTCGGAGGTAAATGTTAAGGAAATAGAACTTTTGGACGATGCTTCAGGGGTTTTGGTAAAACGCATTAAACCTAATTTCAAGACCTTGGGACCAAGGTTCGGCAAAGAAATGAAGCAAATCGCAAACGCGATAAATGCTCTAAATCAGGAAGATATCCAAAAAATTGAACAAGAAGGCGAATTATCCCTTCAAATAGAAAATAAAAACATTATTTTACAGTTTCAGGATGTAGAGATAAGTTCCCAGGATATTGAGGGCTGGTTGGTGGCCTCATCCGGCAAAACAACGGTCGCATTGGATATCACCATTAATGATGACCTAAAGAAGGAAGGCATCGCTAGGGAACTGGTCAACAGGATCCAGAATTTAAGAAAGGAATCTGGTTTTGAAGTGACAGACAAAATTGACATAAAGATGCAGAAGGACGGATTTGTAGAGCAGGCCGTAACCAGTAATCTTAGTTATATAAAGGCGGAAACTTTGACAGCAGAATTGAATTTTGAGGAATATTTAGAGAATGGCACTGAAATTGCCTTCGATGAAGTGAACACTAAATTGTTTATTGCAAAACATTAACGAGATGGCAGAAGATTTAAAAGTAAGATACTCGGACAAGGATTTGGCGGAGTTCAAGGAATTGATAGAAGAGAAAATAGAAAAGGCTAAAAGTCATTTGGAGCTTCTTAAAAGCT
This genomic interval carries:
- a CDS encoding cystathionine gamma-synthase produces the protein MAANKLRFNSKVIHGGQEPDKAYGAVMPPIYQTTTFAQSSPGKNKGYEYSRSANPTRTALENALASIENGNFGLTFASGLAAIDAVLKLLNPGDEVISTSDLYGGSYRLFKKVFENYGIVFHFVGTEHVSNIKDRINEKTKLIWLETPTNPMMNIVDIEAVSQLVERNELLLAVDNTFATPYLQKPLDLGAHIVMHSATKYLGGHSDVILGALVVKDESLAKRLYFIQNASGAVSGPMDSFLVLRGIKTLHVRMQRHCENGKAIANFLRKHPKVEKVYWPGFEDHPNHKIARKQMTQFGGMISFVPKGSNYNDAIKIVERLKLFTLAESLGGVESLAGHPASMTHASIPKEEREKIGIVDALIRLSVGIEDVEDLIEDLSQAME
- the gdhA gene encoding NADP-specific glutamate dehydrogenase — translated: MKAKIDAFMDEVKSRNGHEPEFIQAVQEVADTVIPYIADNDIYNGKNILLRMVEPERLISFRVAWVDDAGEIHVNRGYRIQMNSAIGPYKGGLRFHPTVNASILKFLAFEQVFKNSLTTLPMGGGKGGSDFDPKGKSDDEVMRFCHAFMLELNRHIGPNTDVPAGDIGVGAREIGYLFGMYKKIRNEFTGVLTGKGLSWGGSKIRPEATGYGTVYFAENMLKTKNENLDGKTVVISGSGNVAQYAAEKVIQLGGKVVTLSDSSGYIYDADGIDTEKLKFVMDLKNNKRARISEYVKEYPNAEYRDGKTPWDVKCDIALPCATQNELNEKDAKKLLDNGCICVAEGANMPCTADAVHAFHNAKILFAPGKASNAGGVATSGLEMSQNSLRISWTREEVDERLKGIMSDIHDSCIEYGMEENGYCNYVKGANIAGFVKVADAMLAQGVI
- a CDS encoding MBOAT family O-acyltransferase, translating into MLFNSFEFLVFLIVVFGLYWLVFNTKTKYQNVLLLLASYSFYGWWDYRFLSLIFISTLVDYVVGLQIHGTVKASQRKVLLGISMAFNIGLLAFFKYFNFFVDSWIQVLDNLGYHTKNTWSLNIILPVGISFYTFQTMSYTIDVYRKKLVPTKDFISFAAFVSFFPQLVAGPIERASNLLPQILGKRNFSYEKGMQGLRLILWGLVKKVVIADVLALKVDDIFGNYHDFGGGVLWLGAIYFAIQIYCDFSGYSDIAIGVSKLFGIELMSNFKFPYFSRNVGEFWRRWHISLSTWFRDYLYIPLGGSRNGKWKSLRNVFIIFLVSGLWHGANWTFVVWGGLHALLFVPSYIMGRNRKYTDAIVAENSWFPTLREFAEILLTFLLVVLAWVFFRSESLASALEYLTFMFTKLDFPLIYKNGLYSVGSLLFLDWIFRKDERLNFTFLKNINKKVLGFVEVAVLVIVVYLISLNTSSSQFIYFQF
- the recO gene encoding DNA repair protein RecO; translation: MQVTTKAIVLTSIKYGDTSLIVRIYTESDGLKSYLLRGILASKKGKVRKALFHPLSQLEIVANHRNKGSLESIKEAKIYYHYQNVHSNMVKNAMALFLAEMLANSIHEEESNKELFRFLEASLQWMDIHTEISNFHLYFLLLLTKYLGFYPDLDKVDAPYFDLLEGEFVSTTSLNPMLYGENISYFKSFLGINFDGISTVKMRKKNRQELLQSLVLYYELHLQGFRKPKSLAVLNEVFS
- a CDS encoding TonB-dependent receptor; translation: MSRILPLLFLLYGCIGWSQQVTVLDDDTHEPIPNVAVFNPDKTKISVTDFDGNFDFTPFLNEERLILRHLSYETKKLTRLQLVKNGYKVFLLMKPERLDEVVMSVSKWEQQKKEVPNKIVSIDAQTIAMNTPQTSADLLQSSGKVFVQKSQLGGGSPMIRGFATNRLVLSVDGVRMNNAIFRGGNLQNVISIDPFNIRNTEIIFGPGSVIYGSDAIGGVMNFYTKQPTLSQKETAEISGNAIYRFSSANTENTVNANVNIGKEKWASLTSFSYNSFQDLTMGKHGPDSYLRNSFVKTLNGEDILVPNENPRNQVPTGYDQRNFMQKFLYRPHVNWDLNLGIHYSETSDYSRFDRLIRPSRDGQGLRSAEWYYGPQKWFMGNVQLKKKGNGKLYDGLKLTAAYQFFEESRNDRDFQGTVLNTTREKVDALNLNLDFENKKIGNFKLYYGGEFIFNKVGSTGMDTNIITGEMASAASRYPDGATWKSLAGYLNGEYKAKPNFILMSGLRYSHVWIDALFNRTFYAFPFENADVSTGALTGSVGFSWFPKQNLQITFNGSTGFRAPNVDDIGKIFDSEPGSVVVPNPDLESEYAYNVELGVHKNFKDKLVLKGTTFYTYLVDALVRRDFTFNGLTQIEYGGELSNVQAIQNAAKAYVYGFEFGLDAYLSDQWSLSSNLTITEGIEEEEDGTDSPARHAPPTFGDFHVKWKKEKISTDFFLNYNGEVANDQLAISEQSKDYIYERDENGDPFSPSWYTLNFRSQYAIANNLKATLSLENITNQRYRTYSSGIVAPGSNLILGIGYHF